The genomic region CAAAGGCTGTGGAGGAGATTAGTTCTTTAAAGAAGGAAATTAATTGTTTTCAGCAACAATTACAAGCTAAAGATCAACAAATTTTGATAACAAAGTCAATGGCAAAAGACAAGGATGTAACAATGATCAAGGGAACCTTGTCACATTTGTTGAGATCAATTTAGAATAGAATTGAATATGTTTACAATTCTTTTTGCATTCGTTCAGAAAGGGCTACTCAATTCTCCAAGTTTTTGACTGACTTGAAGGAAATTTTTGAAGGATGGAAAGCTCTTGGGCCAAAGATCAAAGATTTAACTATTGTGGTCCAATACATGCCCAAGCCACCTCAACCATTGAAATATTTTTGCAAAGCTTATGAATCACTTGTTAATGAGAAACATTATTTAGAAGACAAGGATGGAGCAATTAAGGAAAGAATGCAGAGCTTTAATGAATTGAAACATTGGACCATCCCTATCCTTCACATTGAAAATTCAGAGTTGAAGCCTTTTGATGGGTGGAAAATGCAATATGAAGATATAATTAATGTTGCCATTCAGAAAATAGCTAATAAAGACTATATAAATGAATCAGTATATTATTCAGCTATTGACAAGCTAATTGCAACTGATACAGTGTACTCAAGGTTTGTTGCGGGTGTCAGAGTGGTTATTGATACCAAATGTAAAGAGGCTCTAAACCGCATGTAGTTAATCAAAAGTGTGGAATGGCCAATGGGTTTTGTAGTTCATAGCTGGCACGAAAATCATTGTGATGTTAAGGACGTTTGAGGAGGTGTCTCGCCAGCTAGGATTGAAGAATATTTGAAGGAGGCAGTTATGCATTTTGTTAAAGGCATAGCATTCATCTTCTCAAGGCACAAAAACTTCTTGTTTTGAAGTATAAAGATACTTTTGGTATATTCTCTAATGATGCAATGCAATTTTGACATGTTTCATCAACCTAAAGCTTGTTTTGCTcgttgttttctataaaaggagTTCAGGGCTAGTTGACAAAGGGTTCTGAAATTTTTTAATCGACATATACTGGATAAATAATTGTTCTGAGCATAGGGTCTTAATGTTCTTTAAATTGTATATCcataattttttgaattaatagACATCTCGCCATGTTTTGTCTCTCTGTTTTATTTCctcatctttcatgattcctatttATCATGGATGAATGAGTGTTTTCTTTGCATTCATGTGTGAATGTGTAATTGCATAGTTAAGATTCTTATCAAGGAAAAGATTAAATACTTGCTATGAATTGTAGTGGATGATTAAATGGCAGATACCCCATAAGTATGATTCATGGTGGGATATGTTAGATATTGATGTAAGACATCTTTATTTGGGAAATTGATTGTGGGATTGTTACATCTAGGAAATGTTGATTCTGTAACATTAGGATAGGCACTAGTCTTTTTGTTGTTATTATATTTTAGACACGTCCTatttgaaaatcattgaatttCTATTTTAATTTAAGTTTCATTTGTGATGTGTTCTTATTTTCTCAGAAGCCATTGTAGCTTTCACATATTGGGAATGGAATGGTGTCTTTAGGCAATTATGTATGTGTATTGGTGTGGAACTCTAAGAATTATCTGCTTGTAAGGGATGTTCTGTAGGAATTGTGTTATCTTTATGAATATCCTGTAGGTTTACCCACCTGgattttgtagagcctaaagtgtagaataATTCCTTCATCCTTGGAATTCTTGTCAATTGGCCATCTAGCTTGGAATGGTAAATGCAGCAAAGCTTTGAATCACTTTTGTTATGACTACTAGATGGAAAACACAAACAACATGTAAAGATCATGTTTGAAACTCAAAACAAGTTTATAAATCTAATTAAGTACATGCTCATCACTCTATCAAGTTACTTTATAAATAGTCAAGATCACCACATTACACCTTCTctcaaaaaaatctattaagataTAACTATCATTAAAACAATAAAAACTTCTATTTTAGGTTGATCTATAATATGAGGATAATGAGAATGAACCAAAAAAGACatgaatatatttaaaaaaataatcgtATTTTAGGTCATAGATGGTGTCATGTTTCTAATTGTCATCTTAATATTTGTTAAGTTCTTGGTGTTAACAGTAAGGTGTTAACCAAGGCTCTAATTGCGGGTTCAGGCCCCATGAAGTCCTTGGTTAAAGTCACCCCTGATTCTGCCTTAGTGTCTTCTGGCTCTAGAATTATGTCTTGCAAAAAGGTGTCATTCTCTTATAAAGTGTTAAGTTTATGCCAAGATTGGTAGGATAAAATTTCCCCCATGTAATCGGCCCTCTCTTTGTGCCTTTCTTGGGTGGTTGTGCTGGTTTTTTGTTTTCTGATCTTTCTATTTTTGCTAGTTTTCTAGTTTCTTTATTGGCTTTCGAGATGCCTTGCTCAGTTTTGTTCTATGTTAGTGGTGGGTTTTTTGGCTGGCTGCACATCCCTCGTGCACCCCAGGTATCGCTTTGTGGATATCTAATGGTGCGGGCCTATCCCACTTTTATTTAACAAAATACAAAGATGCATCCAAGATATTGTGCTTATGTTGGGTCAACCCAAATCAATCTTTTACATTTTAAgtaattaaaataaacaaataaataaaataaaaaaataaagatgaGAGAAAACTTATCTGAAAACTAATTAATAGGTAACCCTAGACCAAATTTGCAACTTGAGGTAAGAAGTGATTTATATCATAAATTGTCAAGGAGTTAGTTCAAGACCCTTCAATTGCAAAGGATTTTAGAAAAAGATAAAAAAcaatcattgcttgaggacaaccaATTTTGGGAAGGGGGGAATTGTCACTGCCCCAAAGTTTCAACCCTTATAACCAATAATTCCTTGAAAGACCAAATTGTATTTTGATACTTGATCAGGTTGAAACAAGTTAAACATTGTGATAAAAATCAAACAATTCAATAAAGACATCAATGCTTGATATGATAGTTGTGGATCATGTACTACAATGATTGTTCaagatatattattttaattatattttgaattataataatattgttttataaaataatatttatgttTATAATTATTAGATGTGTGTCCATTGTAACATATTTGAAGTGTcgaaacattaaatatttatatgTTTAAGTTAATGTGTAAAATATTTTCAATCACTATGGGTTTAAAAAAGTTTTAAATTTGATAAGTgggacactttttttttctattaagcataaggagAACAAAAAAGTACAATAGAGTTCAAAAGGAAGTCCCTCAGGGAGGATTAACCTCCGACTGCCGCCAAAAAAATCAAAGTAACAGAATATACAGCTCAATACATAAAGGTACTTGATAACCAACTAGTGAAGAATATCATAAAAATCATCGACCCAGGCACTCCAGCCTTGGGGGCCTTCCATCCAGATTATATCCTTATGCGCTTGAACCTAGGACAGCAAGGAGAGCTCTTCCATCCTGGGATTTGCATTTTTCCTGATTTCTTTCCTGAGCTTGTCACAAGCTTGGTCAAAGGCGTGAAGATCTTCCAGCGTTCTCCGCCAAAGGTATCCATTTTTCAGCTCATAGTAGTAGAAGGACGCGTGACCAGTCTTGAGAAATCTTTCCAGCTTCTTTCTCTCTATCATCATGGTGACTTGAACCTGCAGAAAGATTTTAAAATATGTGAGTTTCCTGAAAAACTCAATAAGAACCCTTGGCTTACCTTGGTACTTCTCTTCGTTCCTGCATTTCCATATCTGCCAAAGAATGTTAGAGGACAGTATATTCCCAAAAAGATTCGAATCTTTAGGAAGACCAGATATATAACTAGTAATCATGTCAAGAATGCTCACAGTAATAGGATAGATAACACCAAACATactccaaatttctttagcaaataAACAATCGAAAAGAATATGTCTCCCAGTTTCTGGGAGTCTACAAATGCTACACAAGTCAGAATCAGAATTAAAGCTTTTAATAGGAAGCTTATCAAGCAGAACAAGCCATTTAAAATAGTTAATTTTTGGCTCAATAGGACTTCTCCATAAATACTGAAACAACTTATTCCACATCTTAGTATCAAAGGAAGAATACCAGACAGAGTTCACATGAACAATAATATCATTAGTTTGATTAATAACAAAGTAGATGTTCTTGGCCTTGAAGCTAGCCATAACAACTCCCCCCGGCCACTTGCAATTAAGATGTCTAAGAGAATCAACATGGCATAAAGAGGGGAGATCTCTAGCAGCTTGAAGGATCATATTGTAAGTTTTTTTCTGAGAGTCAGGAATGTCATATTTGGTCTTAATGGCATCCCACGAGGGGAGGAGACCATCCTCAAACAAATCCACAAATTGATTTATCCCTCTTTTTTCCCAGGATCTGGTAGAGCATCCTTGGGATAAAGCAAGGGGCTTCCCATTGATGACCaaattccaccaaatagatctttCTCCGTGGAGTTGATCATTGAAGTAACAGTCCTTGTTGGAGATATGATCCCTAACATGTTCCCAGGCCTTCCATATTGATTTGAAGACCACATAACCTTGCACAGCAATAGGGAAATTACCTAAAAGAAGATCACTGAAAGGGAGGTTTTTCCAAGACTTAGCTTTCTTGGGAAAGCCTCTCTCAATGTTATGCCTGACAAGCACTTTCCAAGGGCTATTACCCTCCAAGGAATGAAAGATCCATTTGGCGGAAAGGGCAATACCATGGGATTTCAGGTCTTTAAGCCCAAGCCCCCCAAGGATCTTGTCAGCATGGCACCAGGCCCATTTAACAACATGCTGCTTTTTGTTTCCTTTACCATCAGACCAGAGAAAGGTTCTGATGGCACTTTTAATTTATTGAATCTGATAATTACTGAACAACCAAGTTGAAGAATAATAAATACtgtaagaagacaaaattttctgaTAGACTTGAATCCTGCCAGCCAAAGAAAGAGTTCTATTATGCCATTTATTAAGCTTATTGAGAATCTTCTCTTTAATCCAGAGCCACATATTCTTAAGGGTAGGTTCCACAGAAAAGGGGATACCAAGATATTTGACAGTTTTGTTAGGGCCTCCCCATTGAAATCCGGAATTAACAAACCACTCAGGGGGGTGCTCGTCCCAACCAAGACAAATTGACTTGGCATGAGAAATACGAGCACCGGAAGCAGAACAGAAAACATCAAGCTTTCCTTgcagatttttaaaattattttcagtAAGCTCAAAAAACAGAGCCGTATCATTAGCAAACTGGCAATTAATAAGCTCTTCATTGTTGGGAAGAAATATACCTCTGACCTCGGGAGACAAGGAGGAGTCTCTGAGGATATAGTACAGGGCTTCAGAGGCTATGACAAAAAGGGCAGGGGCCAGAGGGCAACCTTGCCTGATAGATCTACCGAGCGGAAATGAGGGGGAAAGAACTCCATTAACTTCAATACGCGCAGAGGCGTCCTTAAGAAGAGTTTGAACAGCAAGACAAAAATAAGGAGGAAAGCCAAATGCTTCCAACATCATCAGAATAAATTTCCATTCGactctgtcataggccttctcAAAATCAAGAAGCAACATGGCAGTGTTCTGGTGAGAATTTTTAGCCCAGTCCATGGCTTCCCAGCTGGTGATAAGATTCTCTAGTATGTACCTACCCTTAATAAAACCAGTTTGGGAGGGACCAATGAACTTAGGCAGGATATCGACTAATCTAAGAGCAAGAATCTTCACAAGAACTTTATAGGAGACATTAAGCAAGGTTATAGGTCTCCAGTTTTTGATAAGAGCCTTGTTGCCATCTTTTGGAAGCAGTTTGATAATACCTTGATTAATATCTGGGCCAAGAGAGCCATTAGAAATGGCCTCATTATAAAGATCAAGAAGGTCCTTACTAATCCAGCTTAGATTAGCCTTATAAAATTCCACCGGAAAACCGTATGGGCCCGGGGCTTTGTCGTTGCTAAGGGCTTTAACCGAAGCGTCAACCTCAACAATGGAGATGGATTTAGATAAATTAGAGATATCTTTAGAATCAAGCTTGCCAGGAATTAAAGGTTTACACTTATCCCTACAGACTTCAGCCTCCAACGAATCTTCCGAAGAGAACAGGGCTTTGTAAAAGTCAGCAAAGGCATTAGAGATAGCATAAGGATTGGAAACATCCTGATTGTCTATTGAGAGCTTATCTATAGCTTCTTTACAATGTTTGTGCTTAAGAAGGTTAAAGAAAAATTTTGACCCTCTATCTCCAACTTGGAGCCAATGAGCCCTGGATCTAATCTTAGCACCCCTAATCTTAATTTGCTGGTGGATTCTAAGGGCGTCTTTAGCAACCATAACGTGAGATAACCGATCGAGGTCAGCAGGATTGTCCTGAATGTTACTCTCAGCAATTTGCAGATTGGTATTTAACTGTTTTTCAACAAATCTGTAATCCTTGGCCCTTTTTTGGCCGATAGTTTGAAGGAGATTCTTCCAGGTAGAGATATTACACAACCATCTTTCCAGGTTAGAACAATGTCGAAGGTTATATTTATTAATACCACTAACGATCTGGATAGCAGCCAGGACATCATTGTCCAAAAGAAGACTGGAATTAAGGATGAATTTATAATCCCTAACTTTAGGAGTAGCAGGGGCAGTGATGAAGTTAACACAAGCAAAAATAGGGTGATGATCCAAAAGAGTAGTAGCAAAAGTCTTAACAATGCAATCCGAATCAAAGGGAATAAAGGAAAAGGAGTGCTTATTAGCATAAAAACGGTCAAGCCTAGAATATATTCTAGATTGACCCTGTTGAAAATTGCACCAAGTGTGCCAGAGACCACGGTGGATAGATTTATTACCAGCTATGGGGTCAAAAAGGTTCTTAGTATTAATAAATCTATTCCAATGCATACATTCATTATCTTTCCAGTGAAACAGGATGCCTCCAAACTTATCCTCTTGCGACTCAACCATGTTGAAGTCTCCCCCAAAGAGCCAAGGGATATCAGGGAGAGTACTTAACCAATCCCACAGGGTGCTTCTTTCTTTGGGGTCATTAGAAGCGTAGATGGAACAAATGCCAAAGGTATGATTGTCATGTTCAATAATACACCACATGGCTCTCTGACACGAGGAGCAACCATGCTGGGAAATatatttttcccattttgggttaaTCAAGATAGCAACTCCCCCTCTACCTCTATCATGTTTAGTGAAAAATTTAACAGCATCTTTCCATATAAAGTTAAGATTAGAATCTAGCATAAAGCCAGTAGCCTTAATCTCTTCCAACATAAAGAAATCAATGGATTGAAAAGAAGAAGCCACACGCTTGATAACAAACTTTCTGTCAGGGGACTCAAGCCCCCTAATATTCTAGGATAAGCAATTCATAAGGAAACCTTGTTAGAGTTTAGATACGCCTCAATATCACAATTAACATTAGAAGAATCAATGTCCATGGATGGCATAGCAACTGGAACAGCTGCCAAGGTACCTGTAGGAATAACCTCCAGAATGTACTCATCTTCTATCTCCTTAAAGGCTTTCTGAGGGGGTCTTTTAACCGTATTATTAGGTGTGGAATACTTGTCAACAGCCACAATCTGCGAGTTATTAGTGTTTAAGACAAGGTCACCGAATAGTTCTTCCTGGCGGCTTTTGATGGGCTTAGATCCTTGATGGATAGTGGTGATCGACCTATTAATGGAATCAGAGGCCACTATTTTCTGCCTTGAGCCATGATAAGCTTTACGTTTTTTCTTTTCCTGAACAATGATAAAACCATCATCAGAATTGAGATCAATGCCTGAATATCTAGCGGGAATAATTTGCGACCTGAAATGAGGTTGGGCAACACTACCAGTAGGATTAGGTGGGTCTTTGGGGGGCATGTTGGCAGTAGCAGAGGGATTAGGAGAAATACTGGGATTGAGACTCTTTGAAACAGAGGAAGGGTTAGGAGAGGACGCGACCTTCACACCAATAGGGCTAGTGTCATTATTTGGAGGAGGAACCTTAGCGTTAGCGGGGCTCACATTTTTATCAGGCGGGTTGACGTGCGCAACACTAGCGCTATTCACCAACTTTCTCTTTAAAACAGGGCAATCCCTTCTACGGTGTCCTTCCTTTCGACAGAGGAAGCACGCATTGAGCCCACCCAAAACTTCCAAAGGGCAAACAAAGGATTCATTCAAAATATCAACACAGATTGTTTCCGAAATCTCTTTACCCGGTAGGAGGGAAATTAACATCCTTGCGTCCATGTGAGGGACCAATCTCGCAGACTCATCCATTCGGATGGTCTTTCCTAGTGGCTCCATTAACTGAGGAAGGAACCGCCATAAAAAAGGCGGAACATTCTTCACCAAAATCCATCTAGGCGCCGCCAACGCAAGCACTTCCTCATGAACAACATCCGCCGACCAGGCTAATGCCCTAAAAGAAGTCGAACCAACTGACCAATATTGTCTTTTTAAAACTTCTTTTTGGGCATCAGAATtgacaaagaaaataacatataGACCTTTCTGTAACTGCCTACAAAAAGAAATATGAAACCCTAGTTTATTGTTCCAGaaattatgaaaccaatcatccatGAATTTCCTCGGAGGACATTTGTCCACATCAGTAACCGAAAAGAAAATTGCTGTGTTGCTCAACCTAGTTTTTTCCTTAAGAATTTCATTAAGCATATCAGAATTGGGAGCAATAGAGAAGGACGCAGGGGAAGCCGAAGGGTTCTTACCTTTCTCGGCCTCTTCATTTGACCTAGGGCAGACGGGATCAAACCTGGCCTTAGCGTTAATTTCAACAGTGTGAGCCACTGCCTCAGAGAATGACTTCGGACGCGAGGTAGATGGTAATAAATTGGAGCCACCGCCATAGTCGCCTTGAGGACTGCCGAGTACCGTCTGTCTGCAGGAGGAATTAATGTCATTCATAACTTCATCGCACACCGCCTCTTGCAAATTACCTTGGCTAGGGGTGTCCAGCTGGCTACAACCGCCACTTGGGTCACCAGGGGGTGACGCCACCATCGCGGCGCCGGAAACTAACAACTCTGCTGTTTTTCGCTCACCGAAAAACTCTGCCGAACTTCGCTTTTCACAAATTATGGTTTTCTTTCGAATACTCCATATTACTTTTTCAGAAACGTGGGACACTTTTTGAAGTAGTTTCTTTTAACAATTAGGCATAATGCACATATATGTTTTTTTCAATTAAGAAAAATATGAATTTGATAACTATATTTTCAAAAATCAATACTAGATTTTTATCTTTAActctatataattaattaatttttaaatgaagatttaagatttattttaaaaattattcacATAATACAATTATTTTCACATtagaaatattaaatatttatttatatttttttaattatattaattttcatatttttaaaACGTAATATATAatagaaatttaaataattttatataatatttaaaaaattatacataaaattttcatcatcattaatttatatatatttattatattatcattaataaaaatattatttaatattaaaatatcaaatcattaaaatcatttaaaatttaaaattaagtatcACAAACATTTATAAATAAtccttttttaaaaataaaacttttCCATCCTCTACCTAATCTCgatgaaaaaattattttatttgattgaATGTTTTAGAGATCATCCGTTTATTACAAATAAATAGGAGAATtccaaacaaataaaaaatgacaTGCTATCTATGAGAATAAAAACAAATAATAACCAATTATTATATCACTTACAAAACTGCTCAGCATTTTCGAAAATTCTTACTTATTTTTATTACCTTTCTTCAAGCTTACGCATTTTTTTTTCATAACAAAAGTGTCAAAAAGAGGGAAATATTATTAATTCTTATGTGCATGTTAAAATGACCCGCTAATGTCAAATATGAATATGCAAGCAAGGAACGGAAAATAAGAACGACAAACCAAAAGTGAAAGTGGCAACTCATTTCTAGGAACTTTGAAATATTGTCCGTCAAATATTTACATGGGAAACTTTAGGGGATGTTTCAGATTTCTGCCTTGCTCCTGTTCattgtttagaatttttttttccagaattttaattgaaaaagaaaaatattccattaaaattaagattgatgaaagaaaaaaagaaataaatgaaaattaaatttgaaaaagttAAAGTGAaccaaattataaaataaaaatttaatttttttgttgacatgattctcaaaaaaaaaaaaaaaaattacattttgatgAGATGAAAACATTAATGACATAGGAACTAACAAAAACAAGAAAACCTAATTAAATTgctttaaaaaagtaaaaaaaatattaaacattaaaacAATACAGTAAATTATAATTTGTATAGATGATAATATTCATATGACCATAacccattttttatatatatttattttttatcactAAATTCTTTTGTCAACTTTTGCTATTTTCCACTAACTTAGCACGTGCATTGAAAATTCAATGATAGTGGGTGTGAACCCTTTGACATGCAACTACCAccccatcttcttcttcttcttcttctttttaaaTAGAGTTATGCGGGCGGCTATTGAACTTCATGGCCTCTTAGAGGTGACGCTGCTCTTCCAAAGGACTTTACGATGGGAAAGTTATTCCAAAGTCTGTTTTTTGCAGTTAATGTATTTATTCAACTGAAGAGCAATGGTGATGCAATGGAGGCTGGTGATACTCTTTTGTTGGGTGCCTCGCTTACTGGTAATCAGACAATCATTTCAAAGAATGGCACATTTGAGTTGGGATTCTTCACCCCAAATGGAAGCAACTGGTATATTGGCATCTGGTATGCCCAAATACCACAGAAGACATATGTTTGGGTGGCTAACAGGTAGACTCCCACCAGAAACTGGTCTGGTATTTTGAAACTGTCGAGTGAAGGGAATCTTGTACTGTTCGATGCAGAGGGCTCATCATTTTGGTCAGTCAACACAACAGACAAGGCCTCCCGTGCTGTGATATTGGATTCTAACCTAATTTTTAATGCTGAGAGATGGCAATAAATCAAAGACTTTTTGGCAGTTTCGACAAACCTGTCGATACCTTGTTGCTGGGGATGACTTTCGGTGGGCGGCAAAAGTTGGTCTCTTGGAAAAACTCATTCGATCCCACTCTTGGGTTTTTCTCCTTACACATGGATCCATCTGGAAGCAAACAATTTGTGCTGACATGGAACAATCCTATACAGTATTGGGAGAGTGGGACATGGGACGGCAAAATTTACATTGGAGTTCCAGAAAGTGAAGACAAACATTATTTCTACATGAGTGTTGAAATTAATAGTACTGGTTTGTTTCATATTTATACGTTGAATCCTCAGTTCAGTGCACTCACGCGTTGTGTCGTACCCATAAACAATCGCGTTGCTCTGTAGCTTCATACCCATAGATAATCGCGCGTGGGTTTCGCAAGACTGGGTGTCCAGTGGCTGCGTTCGAGAGAGCCTGTTAAACTGCGTCACTGACCGATTCATCGACCTTGGTGTAACTTTGCCTGACGATTACGCTTCCTCATACCCTGCATCCTCAAAGAAACATTGCCAGGAAGCTTGTCTCCGCAACTTCTCGCTCACTGCGTTTAGATTCATTCCGCCTTTAGGGCCCTGCCAAATCTGGTCTGGAGATTTGCTCAACATGTGCAACTCTACTCCATCAACAAGCAACTCAAGCGTCTTAATTAAAGTAAGTGCCTCTCGACTTTCCAGGAAACACAAACGGACAAGTACACTGGGCGTCGTGATTGGAATTGTAGGTGTACTAACCATTGTTCTGGGTATCTCTTCAATTTTAATTTAGCAGAGGCATCAGTGGCGGTCGATGGATAATGCAGATTCCGCGGACTCTTTTCTGAGAATGTTTAGTTACAAGGAGTTGAAAATTGCAACAAGGAATTTCAGGTCTAAGTTAGGGTGTGGAGGATTCGGCTTGGTGTTCAAAGGGTGTCTACCAGACGGTACAGTTGTGGCCGTAAGGAAAAATGAAGGGTTCGAGACATGATGAGAAGCAATTTCGAGCGGAAATCAGTTCTCTTGGAAACATACAACATGTCAATTTGGTCAGGCTTCGACGGTTCTGTGCAGAAGGATCGAGACGGTTACTGATTTATGAATACATGCTCAAAGGCTCTCTGAATTCCTTACTGTTCACCAGcaattgtaaaagttgttggcatgtgaTGCTGAAGTCTCACTGCCGTTAAAATCAAACTTCACCAATATGCACCGACCATGCACTACGCTTCAATAACATGCACCGACCATGCACTATAAATTTAGACAAGTTGTTTGCATATTTCTTCATGCAGAATTCCATAGTTAAAACTGTCTGTTCAATAAGAGGTGATTGTAATGCAATGAGGGTAATTTACAAGTAATAAAATTCTATTTTGGTGTTGCAGCACATTACGAGATTTTTTCGTGTTTATTCCCCTGTGTTTaattttttgtgtgtgttttaaACTTCTCCACTAAATCCACCTCCTTCAGAAGTAAACAGGAGGTAGCTGATTGGAAGACCCGATTTGAGATCGCACTAGGTACTGCAAGAGGATTACTTTATCTTCACGAAGAATGCAAAGATTGCATCATTCACTGCGACATTAAGCCCGAAAACATTGTGTTGGACAGTAATTTTTCACTGAAGTGTTGGAAGGAATAATTTCTCCAGATCCAAATTGCATGCAGCCATGTTAGGCACCGCAAGAAATAAGAAAAAGGAACAGTTAGTTCCCATTTCCTCCCGCATGCACAGCTATCTATAGTTGGCTTTGTGCTCGAATCTCTATCCACCGTTATGAAAACAGTTAAAACATGATTTGGGCGATATTTGTTCATGCATAGTTATTAGATAGTTATCTCTCTATTTTGATCTCCTCTCCACCGCAAAACTGTTATGTCAAACagttatttttgcatatgatctcTTCTATAAATGAAGGCAATATACTACGTTTTATGGtattaatcaataaataaaaatttgttttGTATATTGTAGCATACGTTTATCTGTCTcagttttttgttattttttatttttctctgatCTATTctttcatattggtatcagagctaggatTATTAGAGTTGGCCTGGCCCATACTCCTATGACCCCAAGTTTGTGAGATCAAGGTAGAGCTAGATTGATTGCTTTCGCTGAAAGTTGTGAATGCAGAGGAAGAGGAACATAGTAGAGAGGTTGGTGCAAATTTTGTCGAGATCATCAAAAGAAGAGACTGGTGTTTAGGTAGTTCTCATAATTTATTTGTCGTACTGGAGTCTGCAAGCTATGACAAGAAAAGGAGAAGCTGTTGTTCTCTATGCCTCATATTCATTTCCTAACAAGAAGAATTGTAAGAAAAGATGTAGCTGTTAAGTGTGGAGATTT from Cryptomeria japonica chromosome 3, Sugi_1.0, whole genome shotgun sequence harbors:
- the LOC131874197 gene encoding G-type lectin S-receptor-like serine/threonine-protein kinase SD2-2 translates to MGKLFQSLFFAVNVFIQLKSNGDAMEAGDTLLLGASLTGNQTIISKNGTFELGFFTPNGSNWYIGIWYAQIPQKTYVWVANSFDKPVDTLLLGMTFGGRQKLVSWKNSFDPTLGFFSLHMDPSGSKQFVLTWNNPIQYWESGTWDGKIYIGVPESEDKHYFYMSVEINSTGLFHIYTLNPQFSALTRCVVPINNRVAL